The Metabacillus schmidteae nucleotide sequence CCGTTTTATGAGGGAAAAGGTGATAAGCTTGAAAAACCATACCTGACCTTCTGCTAAACTTAACCATATCACGTTTATTCATTTTGTCTTCAAAATTTAAAGTAAGTCCATCTTGGAAGGTAAAGAGTCCTTTGTCAGGATGCTCTAAGCCATTAAAACAGCGAAGTAGTGTTGTTTTCCCTGATCCGGACGGGCCAATAATAGATACTACTTCACCTTCTTGAATATCAATATTTATTTCTTTTAATACATCATTTTGACCGAATGATTTTGCCAATCCTTTTATTGTTAAATACAAGCTCAACACCTCCTTTATTTTGCAACATAACGATCCAGTCGTTTTTCAATGACAATTTGAACGAGTGACAACAAAAAGCAAATGATCCAATAGATAAGAGCTGCTTCAACATATAAAAGTAGAAAGTCATATGTTCTTGCTGCAATTTCCTGTGCTTTGCGAAATAATTCAGAGACCAACACAAGTGATGCAAGTGATGTGTCTTTTACTAAACTAACAAATGAATTCGATAATGGAGGTACTGAAACTCTTGCAGCCTGAGGAAGAATGATGCGATAAAGAGCCTGCCATCTTGTCATTCCAATCGTATAAGCTGCCTCCCATTGACCTTTTTGAATTGATAAAATAGAAGCCCGCATAATTTCAGACCCATACGCACCTACATTTAACACAAAAGCAATAATGGCACTAATAAATGGATCAAGATTTATGCCTAAGTTAGGTAAGCCGTAAAAAATGATAAATAATTGCACTAGCAGTGGTGTACCTCGGATTGCTGATACATACACAACTGCAGGTAATTGTAAGGTACGGGACTTTGATATCCGCATCATTGCCGTGATTAGCGCTAAAATAATTCCACCTGTAAATGATATTAATGTAAGTGGAATCGTGTATTGGATTGCACCTGTAATCATAGGAAGAAGAGAGTTAATAAATAACTCCCAA carries:
- a CDS encoding amino acid ABC transporter permease, which gives rise to MYQQSNTITADMGGWELFINSLLPMITGAIQYTIPLTLISFTGGIILALITAMMRISKSRTLQLPAVVYVSAIRGTPLLVQLFIIFYGLPNLGINLDPFISAIIAFVLNVGAYGSEIMRASILSIQKGQWEAAYTIGMTRWQALYRIILPQAARVSVPPLSNSFVSLVKDTSLASLVLVSELFRKAQEIAARTYDFLLLYVEAALIYWIICFLLSLVQIVIEKRLDRYVAK